Proteins encoded by one window of Salvia splendens isolate huo1 chromosome 14, SspV2, whole genome shotgun sequence:
- the LOC121763943 gene encoding uncharacterized protein LOC121763943 isoform X1: MSALSNSVVISERPLLHFSSADGLGSPKLAFSKDGARKSRSLSKALTVQASYNDGGRPSNGGAFISGFVLGGLLVGTLGCVYAPQISKALTGTEKKDLMKKLPKFLYDEEKALEKQRKKLAEKIEQLNLAIDNVSTQLKTEEEPPTEEDLNVEEDIEALV, translated from the exons ATGTCAGCTTTATCCAATTCTGTTGTCATTTCGGAACGCCCTCTTCTCCATTTCTCGTCTG CAGATGGTTTAGGTTCCCCCAAGCTGGCCTTCAGCAAAGACGGGGCAAGGAAATCAAGAAGCCTGAGTAAAGCACTCACTGTCCAAGCCAGTTACAA TGACGGTGGAAGACCAAGCAACGGAGGTGCCTTTATTAGCGGATTTGTTCTAGGGGGATTACTCGTTGGAACACTTGGTTGTGTCTATGCACCTCAG ATCAGCAAAGCTTTAACTGGTACTGAGAAGAAGGATTTGATGAAAAAGCTGCCCAAATTCCTCTACGACGAAGAGAAGGCTTTAGAG AAACAACGCAAGAAACTAGCTGAGAAGATAGAACAACTCAACTTGGCTATAGATAATGTGTCGACACAATTGAAGACAGAAGAAGAACCCCCTACTGAGGAAGATTTGAATGTAGAGGAGGACATAGAAGCTCTTGTCTAA
- the LOC121763943 gene encoding uncharacterized protein LOC121763943 isoform X2, with protein sequence MSALSNSVVISERPLLHFSSDGLGSPKLAFSKDGARKSRSLSKALTVQASYNDGGRPSNGGAFISGFVLGGLLVGTLGCVYAPQISKALTGTEKKDLMKKLPKFLYDEEKALEKQRKKLAEKIEQLNLAIDNVSTQLKTEEEPPTEEDLNVEEDIEALV encoded by the exons ATGTCAGCTTTATCCAATTCTGTTGTCATTTCGGAACGCCCTCTTCTCCATTTCTCGTCTG ATGGTTTAGGTTCCCCCAAGCTGGCCTTCAGCAAAGACGGGGCAAGGAAATCAAGAAGCCTGAGTAAAGCACTCACTGTCCAAGCCAGTTACAA TGACGGTGGAAGACCAAGCAACGGAGGTGCCTTTATTAGCGGATTTGTTCTAGGGGGATTACTCGTTGGAACACTTGGTTGTGTCTATGCACCTCAG ATCAGCAAAGCTTTAACTGGTACTGAGAAGAAGGATTTGATGAAAAAGCTGCCCAAATTCCTCTACGACGAAGAGAAGGCTTTAGAG AAACAACGCAAGAAACTAGCTGAGAAGATAGAACAACTCAACTTGGCTATAGATAATGTGTCGACACAATTGAAGACAGAAGAAGAACCCCCTACTGAGGAAGATTTGAATGTAGAGGAGGACATAGAAGCTCTTGTCTAA